In Truepera sp., the sequence CGTGGTGTCGGTCGTGAAGAACGGGTTGCCGGTACCGCCTCCGAAGATGACGACCCGACCCTTCTCCAGGTGGCGCAGGGCACGACGCCGGATGTACGGCTCGGCGACTTCCTGCATGGTGATGGCAGTCTGCACGCGGGTATCCACGCCCCTGCGCTCGAGGGCGTCTTGCAAGGCCATCGCGTTCATGACGGTGCCCAGCATGCCGACGTAATCGGCCGTGGCAGGGTCCATGTGCTTGCCGTGCTGCGCCCCACGCCAGAAGTTCCCGCCCCCCACCACGATGGCGATCTGCACGCCGCGGCCCAGGGCCGTGGCGATCTCCTCCGCCAACGAAGTGGTCGCGTCGGGCGACACGCCGAAGCCCCCCGGCCCGGCCAGGAACTCACCAGAGAGCTTGAGCAGGACCCGCTTCATGCCGACTCTACTCGCCTATGGCGATGC encodes:
- the pyrH gene encoding UMP kinase; this translates as MKRVLLKLSGEFLAGPGGFGVSPDATTSLAEEIATALGRGVQIAIVVGGGNFWRGAQHGKHMDPATADYVGMLGTVMNAMALQDALERRGVDTRVQTAITMQEVAEPYIRRRALRHLEKGRVVIFGGGTGNPFFTTDTTAALRALEIEADMVLMAKNKVDGVYDADPNRTAGARRYRTLSYRDVLNAGLAVMDATAVSLCMQRDMPVIVFDIFRGGSLGRLLAGEQVGTLIASNIATEFADQ